From the genome of Proteus vulgaris, one region includes:
- the hns gene encoding histone-like nucleoid-structuring protein H-NS, producing the protein MSESLKILNNIRTLRAQARETSLETLEEMLEKLEVVVNERREEFSLEKAAEEERVQKLQKYREMLEEAGIDPTDLLEASAVNKTGRAKRAARPAKYSYVDENGETKTWTGQGRTPAVIKRAIDEEGKSLEDFLI; encoded by the coding sequence ATGAGCGAATCTTTAAAAATATTAAATAACATCCGTACTCTCCGCGCACAAGCAAGAGAAACTTCTTTAGAAACTTTAGAAGAAATGCTGGAAAAGCTCGAAGTTGTCGTTAATGAGCGTCGTGAAGAATTCTCATTAGAAAAAGCAGCTGAAGAAGAGCGTGTTCAGAAATTACAAAAATACCGTGAAATGTTAGAAGAAGCCGGTATTGACCCAACAGACTTACTTGAAGCAAGTGCCGTTAATAAAACTGGCCGTGCTAAACGTGCAGCTCGTCCAGCTAAATATTCTTACGTTGATGAAAATGGTGAAACTAAAACTTGGACAGGCCAAGGTCGTACACCAGCTGTAATCAAACGTGCAATTGACGAAGAAGGCAAATCATTAGAAGATTTCCTTATCTAA
- a CDS encoding NAD-dependent epimerase — MKILVTGAAGFIGSHLSQRLIEMGYHVVGIDNLNDYYDVRLKEARLAKLQQLEKFQFEKVDIVDSAKVAQLFVTHQFDRVIHLAAQPGVRYSIENPMAYIDANIVGHINILEGCRHNKVGHLIYSSSSSVYGLNQKQPFSTEDSVDHPVSLYAATKKANELMSHSYSHLYQLPTTGLRFFTVYGPWGRPDMALFKFTKAMLAGEPIDVYNGGNMTRDFTYVADIVESVVRLIDIVPKADESWTVEKGETSSSSAPYKIYNVGNGQPTKLMDFIKAIEKSLNIKAKLNLMPMQDGDVLSTCADCQDLSQTTGFSPNTNVEYGVKQFVDWYLSYYKN, encoded by the coding sequence ATGAAAATATTAGTAACAGGTGCTGCGGGGTTTATTGGCTCTCATTTAAGTCAGCGTTTAATTGAAATGGGCTATCATGTTGTTGGAATAGATAATCTTAATGATTATTATGATGTACGCTTAAAAGAAGCTCGATTAGCTAAATTACAACAGTTAGAAAAGTTTCAATTTGAGAAAGTTGATATCGTTGATTCAGCAAAAGTGGCTCAATTATTTGTAACTCATCAGTTTGATCGTGTTATTCATCTAGCGGCTCAGCCTGGAGTACGCTATTCAATTGAAAATCCAATGGCCTATATTGATGCAAATATTGTCGGTCATATTAATATATTAGAAGGATGTCGTCACAATAAAGTAGGGCATCTTATCTATTCCTCTTCAAGCTCTGTATATGGTTTAAATCAAAAGCAACCGTTCTCAACGGAAGATAGTGTTGATCATCCTGTTTCATTATATGCAGCAACTAAAAAAGCCAATGAGCTAATGTCTCATAGTTATTCGCATTTATATCAATTACCCACAACTGGATTACGATTCTTTACCGTATATGGTCCTTGGGGTCGCCCAGATATGGCATTATTTAAATTCACAAAAGCAATGCTTGCTGGTGAACCTATTGATGTTTATAACGGCGGAAATATGACACGCGATTTCACTTATGTCGCTGATATCGTAGAGTCAGTTGTTCGTTTAATTGATATTGTTCCTAAAGCGGATGAAAGCTGGACAGTAGAAAAGGGCGAAACATCGTCTAGTTCTGCACCTTATAAAATCTATAATGTAGGTAATGGGCAACCAACAAAACTAATGGATTTTATTAAGGCAATTGAAAAATCATTAAATATTAAAGCAAAACTAAATTTAATGCCGATGCAAGATGGTGATGTCCTTTCTACCTGCGCCGATTGCCAAGATTTATCTCAGACTACCGGCTTCTCACCAAATACAAATGTAGAATACGGTGTAAAACAGTTTGTTGATTGGTATTTAAGTTATTATAAAAACTAA
- the galU gene encoding UTP--glucose-1-phosphate uridylyltransferase GalU, with amino-acid sequence MSSAVRKVRKAVIPVAGLGTRMLPATKAIPKEMLPVVDKPLIQYVVNECIAAGINEIVLVTHSSKNSIENHFDTSFELEAILEKRVKRQLLEEVQGICPSHVTIMQTRQGIAKGLGHAILCAKPLIGDEPFAVILPDVILDRYSADLTKVNLKEMLSHFERSGASQILVEPVPEDEVSNYGIVDCMGEQLCPGDSKPITRVVEKPKKEEAPSNLSIVGRYVLSESIWPLLAKTAPGAGDEIQLTDAIAMLIEKEAVEAYHLQGKSHDCGNKLGYMKAFVEYGIQHEEFGEDFAQWLKSLKVE; translated from the coding sequence ATGTCATCAGCAGTGCGTAAAGTTAGAAAAGCGGTGATCCCTGTTGCTGGATTAGGTACAAGAATGTTACCTGCAACTAAGGCAATTCCGAAAGAAATGTTGCCTGTGGTTGATAAACCACTTATTCAATATGTGGTTAATGAATGTATTGCAGCAGGTATTAATGAAATTGTCCTTGTCACACATTCTTCTAAAAACTCCATTGAAAACCATTTTGATACCAGCTTTGAATTAGAAGCTATTTTAGAAAAACGAGTTAAACGTCAACTATTAGAAGAAGTACAAGGTATTTGCCCAAGCCATGTCACTATCATGCAAACTCGTCAAGGGATCGCAAAAGGATTAGGTCACGCTATTTTATGTGCAAAACCTTTAATTGGTGATGAGCCTTTTGCCGTTATTCTGCCTGATGTCATTTTAGATAGATACAGCGCAGATTTAACCAAAGTTAACCTGAAAGAGATGCTTTCCCATTTTGAGCGCTCTGGGGCAAGCCAAATTTTAGTTGAACCAGTACCCGAAGATGAAGTTTCTAACTATGGTATTGTTGATTGCATGGGAGAACAATTATGCCCAGGTGATAGCAAACCAATTACTCGTGTTGTCGAAAAACCGAAGAAAGAAGAAGCCCCTTCAAATTTATCTATCGTGGGCCGTTATGTGTTATCTGAAAGTATTTGGCCATTATTGGCAAAAACAGCGCCAGGTGCGGGTGATGAAATTCAGTTAACTGATGCGATTGCGATGCTGATTGAAAAAGAAGCCGTTGAGGCTTATCACCTACAAGGGAAAAGCCACGATTGTGGTAATAAATTAGGGTATATGAAAGCATTCGTAGAATATGGTATACAGCACGAAGAGTTTGGTGAAGATTTCGCACAATGGTTAAAATCACTAAAAGTAGAGTGA